The DNA region ACAAATAATTATGTTTTCAAAAAGTCACCTAAGACTAAAAAAGTGTCCGAATCCACAAGAAGAAAAGAACTAGTGAAAAGCATTCAAATCGAAAGCTCACACAATATAGACCTAAACAAAATTGCAATGACTTCTAATTTACAAGTTGTTGTGGAACGTTTGGAAGATACAATAAACATAGCCAAAAAATCTTGGGATAATCAGCCATTATCAGAAGGATATAAAGCATCTAAGAAGTTGATAGAAGTTGATGGTAAAAACCCCAAAGCTGTGAGAAATATAAGTCTTACTCTAAGTAGAACGGCACGCAAAGAGCAGAGTGCATCGAAACCTGTGGTCACATCTAACAGTATTGTCAGAAGTCATTCTGTGCCTACAATGGATTTGAATAACAAAAGTCTTGATAATCTGAAAAAGACTTCCACTTTAGATATGGGTACATTTGTTTCCAGTGTtgaaaatttaccaaaaaaatatGAAGATGTTGAAAGCTCTTTTCCTAACTATTCTAGTCCTGTCAAACTCATGTTTTTATCTGAGGTTAAAAGCAATGAAGGAGTCAAATATACTTTAACTTCTCTTGGTACTTCTCAATCAAATACTAGTGTTCCTCCTGAAAAACTTATGACCCATCGTGTAATTGcagaaaaaagagaagcaaatgaGGATATCCCAAATGCTAGCTTTGAAAATTTAAGTTCTAATCATTACAATGAGGACATTCTTCAAAGGGAGCTTAGTGAATTTAATTGTACAAAAGAAACTCCAGAATCTTCTGAAATGTTTATTAATGATATGAATAGTGATAAGCCACAAGAAGAATCTAAGGAAAATTCAAGCGGTATTATTgattcatcttttaaaagaaaaccagGTAGACCTAAAAAAATAGGTCCCCAAGTTGTGAAACAGGTTAAGAGACCAATTGGAAGACCACCCAAACCTAAGATGGATCAAACAAACATCACCATTTGCCAAAATGAGTCCTTTAATGCTGGAAGGAGAAGCTCAGCATCTCTCATATCGGAAGTAAAAGACGGTATTTACAAAAAGAGTATTACAGTAACTGTGATTTATGGCAGGTCAAGAAGAACCAGAAGGCATGTTTCTGAAGGAAATGTAACCAGAAGCAATACTAGGTCTTCAAATAATAATGCTGCTGATTTTCcaactgaatatgatagtctcagAAACATCAGGGAACATGAAATTGACTTAAATGAAAGAGTAAGTGCAGTGTCAAGCTTGACCACTGAAAGTGAGATCTTGCAGTCAGGCTTTGAGTATGTTAGGCCTATCAAAAACAAGTCTGTGGTGCCTCAGCCTTCCAAGAACATTATTCGGCCCAATCAGAAGCCTTTGGCAGTCATAAGGAAGCCTGGTAGGCCTGCAAAAGTGAAAATCTCTGGCATATCTGTGACTATTAATAGAATTTCACCTCAGGAAAGAGAAGTAAGTATTAGTAGCTGCTTGCCTCCTCTAGAACAGGAGAATGCATTAGAAAAATCTCTGCCTGAAGACAAATTTGATCAAACATGCAATAAAATGGGTAACTTGAAGCACACTGCCATTGACATATGTGAAAATGGATCCAAAGGCATGGTTAGTACTATACCTTTGAGACAGTCTGTTAGGGACAGAAAACCATCTCTGCATTTGTTACATTCATtagcatcttctggctcactcattTATAGAAATTCTGTGCTTCATAAGTCATACAAGCTCCATTTGCAGAAAGGTAAAAATCAGAAGCAAACACATCAGCAGCCAGGGTTAAAAATAACTTCCAAAGATACCCCAAGAACTAGACGTTCAAGGAATGCAAAAAAGTGTTTGGACAGTAACAAATCCATACCCACTAAAGAAGTCACCTTGGACCCAATAATCTCATCCAACCCTCTGCTCAGGTGGTGGGCCACTTCTACTTCAAATGATTCCCTATTAGAGGAGTTGAACAACAGATTTGAGCAAATAACAAATGCCTGGGTGCAAGTGAGTGGAGATGAAGCTGAAAATTGCATTCATAAAAAAAGACAACATGCTGAAAATGACAATTTCAAAGTAGCAAAACCTTTAGAAACGTGTCTTTTAGAACTTGAAGTTTCACCTGTAAAGATGCTTTTTCAGAAAAAGTATGATTTGAATGAACTCTCCACCTGGTTTATGCAAACAACAGAAACACAGTCTCTTTCGCTGGTTAGGAAAGCAAATGCTCGAAACCCTTTGGAGGTAATAAATACTAGGGGAATTAAATTAGGTACAAAATATTCTGATTTTAACAGCCCCTttagaaaacactttaaaaaatttgcacTCTCTTCTCCCTCAAAGTCAGCAGGAAAGCTACATATACTGCATAAAATGGTCAGCTCTCCACTTTTAAATATTAAGAGTAATTTAACACTAACTAGATTAAAAAGGACTGAGTTTAAGAGGTTACACCGTGAAAGGTGGAGAAGAGAGGGTAAGCTTCAGAAACACGGAGCCGTTGACTGGAGCTCTCAAAGGAGGAACTTAAGGTTTTACTGCCAAAATCAGTTTTTAGGGAAGCTTGGGGGGAGGACGAGTGCGGACACCCCACCCCACAGCCAGCGATCCCTGGCTAAGCAGTGCACTGTGCCGCATGAGGCGAGAGAGGATCTGTGGCAGCAACAGGTGGCAGTTTCTCACTTGAAAGCGCATACTAATCTAGAGAGTAAATTTAAGTCAGAAGCAAAGGAGAATGGGACAAAATGCAgccaaaaagattttgaaaagggATCAAGACTAGGAACTGTGTGCTCAAATAATTGGAGgtcaaaaacattaaaagattgTAGAATATTTTTGAGAAAGATCAATTATCTTGAACACAGAAATACTTTTAAACTAAATACAATAATCTACTCTCCCGAATCTGTTGACAGCGGAAGTAATCTTCAGACTCATTTAGAAGAATCAAAGCGCTTTTCTTTAAGGTCCCATTCTGCTAGgcaaaattcctttaaaaaacaaactaaagaaatagaaaatgataaAGCTAACAGTCCTTCAAATGATAAATTTGCCGTCCAGCTTGACAATAATAAATTAAGCAAATTGGCTAACTTTGACAAGAACTCTCCTGACACTTCTGAAGTTCTTAGCAAactgaacaaaagaaaaagaccACCATGGAAGACCACAGAAATATCAACAAAAAGACATAAGCGACAGTCTTGCACCAGTGGACAAATGGCAAACTGTTTTTCAAAATCCCAACTAGGTAAGTTGTTCTCTACTTGATTTTACAGTTTCATTGTAGGTGCCTTGAGTAAAGTACAAGTTAATAGGTAGAAAAGAAGCAGCtggtttggttttatttcttaaatatttaaacaacCTAATTTCTTGGCACCTAGTTTGAAACTCCTGTAATTAGGTGCTACTAAATGTGCTGCTGCACTTCGGCACCTCTTAGTGTAGCCAAACTTTCCATCACATAAAAACATGTTCAATATAGACAtcgtttctttaaaatttatcacTAATGTAAaagttactttttcttcttttgcatttgataagttaattaaaaatcataaaaatgttttattaaaaatgacCAAGTAAATATCTAAAATCGTTAGAGGccaatgtatgtatttattgataATAATGTCTTAGAtcatatagaaaaaataaaaactgctttaTTGCTAAAATAATGTAACATAATCCTTGACTGTCAGACTCACATCCCACCATTGAATTCGTACAACACCTGGTACCTCTTTGAAATTCACcttatttaaataaatgacaaataaataaaacttgccTTGTTTTGAAGAATGACACAGTATTTGTTTCCAATAAATTAGCAATTTATTGAAAGAAATAGAACTTACAAGGAGAATTCTTATACACTGATAAGCTATATTGAGTTATAGGCAAGTTATTGTTATATAATACTGATTTTGGAATAGCAAGTAATTATGTGCTTTGCTAAGTTAATAAAAATCTGACATCGATGCTGAAGGGAGGCTTTCAGACTTATCAAAAATGTGAATACTGTAACTGGCAGCACAGCTGTTTCCAACTCTGTGCTGTCAGTGCCATTAGAGACATGAAGGAGTTGCTGGAGAGGTTATGGATTACTTCCTGAAGCGAGAGAGTGCTGGGTTACATTTGGAAATGTTTAGGCTATTTTTCACTTGATTGCATCGTTACATATACTTTATGGTTTTGGAGTGATTGGGAAGTTTGGTGTCTATTTTAGTTACCTTGAAAACAAATAATATCAAGTTTTCTGTTAAAAAGCAGTCATTATGTTCTAGAATTTTAATAAATGATTTTGTCCccatttaaattatttaactGAAGAACTTTACCTATTTCAGTAATACCTAGCAACTAATGATTAAAAGCTAAAGCAATAATTAAAAGTTTAAATGTAGTCAAAGGAGCCTGTTatggaagttgaatcagaactgAAAATAATGACCGTTCTTATCCTTAGCAACACTAAAATCATTATAGCCAATTAGAATAAAAACCCAGtggtaattaaaaataaacttatagtTTGCCTGACAATAATACACtaatacacacatttttaaaagatcatcatGAGTAgagaataaaatatgaaatttcatttttaattctttatatcATCCTCATTTCATGCTTTGTTTACCAACAATAATTTGTATTTACACATTTTACAACAGAACCGTATTTTGTCCTTCAATATTCTGAACTGTTCTTCTCAGAAATAACcacaaaatgtgtttttaaataaacacCGCATGAAACATGAAATCATCCTATAAAAGCATAATGGAAGATGCCTAATTATTACattaatttcaaatttatttgggGATATTCACAAAATTTTTAGTGTAATGAACTGTTTTTCATCtttctcactttaaaaattaCTAGTACTAGTCCTTGTTCtgcttaaagttttatttatcttttgctGATaactttccttctttatttttaacattcttttttaatcAACAaggatattatttttataaacttgTATTTATAGCAATATTtgttatatttatgtgtatatgttttcttgaagtatgtttttttttttcattcttggtATTCCATTACAACTTTTTGCCCTTTTGGAAATAATGTTAAATCtcattattagtttatatatgtatttttcttcatcAAATAATTAGTGACTGGAGACTTAACAATGGGACTTTCTAGAAAAACTAGGGAGATGTGTGTAACAAATTTTGGTATATTTCCTGCTGATGAAAAGTTTTGTTTCTACCATAAATATGCTGTTTTTGTACATTTCAAGATTAACTGTCCAGATACATTTAGtacaatggaattttaaaatttatactccATATTTGTACTACTGTATATTAATGTGTAAACCttataaacaaaaaaaactatcctACTCTTAGTTCCACAGATATTCAGTGAGTGTCTGCAAAATGCTCTTAGTCATCTTGGATGCTTCAGAGGTTGCAATTCCTTGTAAGTTAAAAGACAAGACCTCTATCACTTATTTATTCAATAAGTAGACTATATTGTATGTCTCCAAAGATGTTTTAAGGAGCATAATGGTTACAATTGTGGCCTTGGTCCAACGACGGCTACCATTTCTTGGGGAACAGAAAAATGGATATGCAATTGCTATAGAAGGGTGAGTGCTGTAATCGGAGAGGGTGAATTATAGGAGCACACAGAAGGGAAGCTGAACTTGAGTTGAACTTTAGGAAGCTGAACCCAACTTTTTCTGCCCATCACATCTAGGCAGATGCTTGAAGTGTGCTTAAGTATTATTATAAGTTGGAGGACAAGTGGTTCAGGCAAAGCAAACTACATAAAGAAAAATTGAGTGATGAGAGGAAGCTCAATTGGAACCCCAGTCAGTCATAGCGAAGGCATATAGTAGCAATCATGGATTGGGCAGGTGTGGAATAGTTCAGCACCACATATCAAAAATTCCTACCTCAAGGTCCAAGTCTTCCAACATAAAGCTGCTGAAAAAACATACAGTCTGTGAGGTCCTTATCAGCTAATGGGTGGGGGGGAAGTGTGGAACCTTAATAATGGCAGTAATTGAAAATAGATTTGAGAGAGATTTGTAAAGGAAAGCCAGCACTTCGAGAAAGGAATAAAGGGTAATTTTGAGGTGTTTTCTTTGAACATCTGGGGAGATGTTTGTAAGTTGCTCCGAAATATAAGAGGATACTCTGTATTCAGTTTTAGACAAAAGGAAATTGAGGAATCTAGTGGAATACCAAGAAATGATCTTTAAGAAACTGTTTGATAATGTAAATCTTACCCAGGAAAGAGGCCTGAAATGAAAATTTGGAAGTGAGCAAATAATTTAAGCCATGAAAGCAGAAAAGTTTAGGATTTCAGGAAAAGATGTGCGCAAAAGGAAACTGATGAGAATACTTTAAGAGGaaattgttgataagaagttaaGGTAAGACCCTGCAAGCTCCCTGCCCCCCGGCCCAGCACAGCCACAATGGTAAGCTGGATGATTTGAGAGAGCAGCTTGTGAGAACTCAGGGAAGTAGGTGTCATATTCAGTGCTACATGAGTTAATGTAGAAAAGCAAAGGAATAAAATATAGCACTGGAAACTGGAAATGACTGTGGGAGAGGAGATGGAGGTATTAGCTAGGTAAGCAAGGGTTGGAGGGGGAAGACATTAAAGCcaggtttgtaaaaaaaaaaaaaatgtgtaggcaccagtgggaaagaaaatattgGTAAGTAAAATGTTAAGGACAAAAAGGTGAAATGGAAGTGGGAAGGCAGAGATCTCCTGGATTCATCACAGAGTATAGGATCTACAGTCTTGATGGAAGAGTAGGCCTTGGCCAGAAGGGTCACTAAAACAGTAGGAACAGCGTGTGGGGATGCAAGTCCTGGTGATTTTGGGGAGCAGATATTGGGATACTATGATCCATTTTCTGTGAATCAAAAGATAATCTAAGCATGATCTGGTTGCACTGGGTGTTGGATAATGTGTGTAAGATTTAGAGTTGTTGTTccaagaattcagaattgagCAGCTCTATGGATTATCGCTGCTGCCAGAGTGTAAGCTTAGAGTAGACCTTTAGATTGAATAGTGCTCACACTCACCAATTTGGTGTTACGAAAGACAAAGAGTTGCAGCCAAAAGTGCCTGTCCTGTGAGAATGAGATCTGTGATCAGAGCTGAGTTCTAGATGACTTTTGCTGATATTTTCCCTTAATGTGTGTTTGGGGAAGGAGAGGCACAAGGAACCGTGGAATGTGAAGAGCCCTTTGAGGACTGAGATGATAACAGCCTGAAGACTGAGTGTAACTATTGCAGTCTCTTCTCAGTCCTCAAAGCAAATTTACAACTTTTAATTGGGAAATACCTGGAAGTTAATAAGCTGACTTTGGATACCCTTAGAAAATTTTGAAGAATAAAGTACTAGTTTAATTTTCCCCCTGAAATTCAGAAATCAGTTGACACTTTGACTTGGATTgtgaaattactttttaaaaaattcagttaatttctcttgtgttttcatctgtctttaaaatgacaaatatatatatttttccatttgcaACTCTGGTTTTTACATAGATTGTGTGATGGTAATGCTAACTAATAGACTCCTACAGCTACTTAGTATGGACACTCGCCACGCAGCCTCTGGTCTTGCCTATTGAACTCAAGAAGTTTGAAATTCACACTTATTATTGTCAAATATTCTTAGGCATTATGATATAAAATTAGAGTTTATTCATATATTGTTAATATCATGATTATCAGTTAGTGGAAAAACCATGAAGCATACATGTATGATCTCCTAAATTTAACTGTGATAGAGAGACACTTGTAGGTGACTCAGAGTCACCATTGGCATCACAGGCATTCCAAGCACGGATTTCAAGTTCCTAGACTCCCAAGATCCTGTGTGCAAAGGGTTCCTTGGCCAAATGCTAGGTCTCTTTCCAGTTCTTGGTGCTTTAAAGTGTCCCAGCAGCATGTGAAATTACATTgctccaaccttttttttttctatgttgcAACTTTTCTGTATCACACAAATACAGTATAGGGAATGTACCCGGAGACCCTGCTCGATGTACTTTCGTCTTCAGTTAGGCTGTGTTTCATTGTGATATTCCAATAAAGAATATAGTAACTAAAAATAGATGTTCATTTATATCCTAGGTTTGTTCTGGTTATATGTAAGGTCATGAAAAATAAGTCGTAAGTGCTTTGTTAACATTCATCATTGAAAGAACACTGTAGCAAACACCTGTGAGCCCAAGATTATCACAGTCTGATATGCATATTAGGTTTTGTCATATTAAGAAGGAAGAGCTGTGGTAGAAGTCAGCTCCGAATGATTTACTCTCTGATTATAAACCATGAGAAAATAGTTTTGCTATGAATTTAAGAAAGCATGTTAGATCAGTGCCTCCTCAAGGATTGATACATGCTCTTAGTTTGGTCAGAACTGAATGAGAGAAAGATGAATATATCTTAATGTGAGAATTAACACATGAATATGCTCTTCTCTTGTATGGGGTTCTTGATGATTCTTTGCAAATTGCCAGTGCCATAGGAAACACTATTAAAACTTTGCGAAAGTGCTTTAATGAAACCAgggattttaaaactgaaaatcacTCTGTTTAAATTTCAGGATTATTTCCTCTGTCCCGTCATTTTCTTAGGAATTGGGTAAAGAGGTAAATTTCTAACCTTTCCCATAATACTCTACCAGACAATTAGCTTGGTCATCTCTACCTTGATGTTTTTTTCCTTGGTTATATCTCCTTGCTTTGTCAACCATTATTGATATTCATAATACCATGTTTAACTGTCCCATTATATTTCATCAAAAGCAATGCAGTTTATTCAACAGACTTTAGATACTTTTTTCTCTTAGTGTACCAGGCATGAAGTTAAGATATTAGAGTCACAAAGGAGTTCATATTTCAAGGCTTCCCCCCGCCCCCTTGGGATACGAAGCTAATATAACTTGAAGATAACATGGTTGGTTCACCATTTTAGTGCTGtagaattacaaaatattttcaaacttagAATAATTCTCTACATCAGGAAATCTGGCCCGTAGCCTGTTTAGCAAATAAAATTGTATTGGAATACTGCCATGCTCATTTGCTTATATATTGCCCAACTGCTTTTGTGCTACAAAAGCTGAAGTACCAGAGACCATAAAGCCcacagagttctttgtggaagAAGTTTGCTAACCCTGTTTATATCACCACAGTTTTGATGTGGGGtagctagaaaaaaaataagttaatggCTTTTGAAAAATGGGTAATGTCAGTCTGTCATATTCACCTCCGACAACCCATGCACTCCCTGCAGCACGTATCAATGTGTTTCACATGCTGGTTGTGTTTTACTCCTGTGGGATGATTTTGTATGTCTTTATCCAGCAGAGTGGTGCTGAGAAGGCTGTAAGCACCATGTTTACTCTGTTGTAGCCCACTATTGTCTCCCTGCACCCTCCAGATCTGCTTTCCAAATCTGAGGTCAGTGCAAGGgccactctgcttttcttcctcaaCCAGCTGTTACCACCTATTTGAAGGATTTTGAGTCCAATACTTCACATCATCATAAATTCCTTAATCAAGGAATAAGTCTTCTCCTTGTTTTTGCTGCCTTCAATGTTTTATGTCAAAATTCAAAAGCTTTAGTTAAACTGCTGGCTACtattttttcctctcatttttccCGAGCAGTAAATAGCCTTCTTTGTCCTAGAGCTAAACATTCTCTGATTATCATTATGTTAAGATTAATGACATCACCtcaagtttaattttttaagtgcAGGATAGATCTCAGAATGTCATATTGCCACTTACTGTCGCCCCCTACCCCCCTTGTTTTAAACAGAAtcttggcttcttttttttcctctagttcCAAGCAACCTGGAAAACTCCTTTGCTAGctgttttgtttctcttaaaGAAACCTAAAGGTTTTAAAAGGCCTGTATTTTATACCgttaatttattcattcaaaaagtaGTCTCCTGTGATGAGAAGTGAAATAATGTGAAATAATGGGGTACAAAACCAGATTTTTATTTTAGCCCTCATTCACATTTTATTAAAAGGGCAGGTGCTGTGAGTTCATTAGAGGGGAGATTTGGTCAAGCCAAAGAAGTGAGGGAATACTTCTCTAAGGAAACGGCCATTGACCTAAGTGGTAAAGGAAGACTAGGAATTAACCAGTCCTTGTGGCAAAGAAATTAGGAAAAGGGAAATTGTGCATGTGGGCATTGCCAGGAGAACTTCGTTGTGGGATTCTTAGCAGGTTAGAGAAGGAGTGGCTAGTGTGTCAAGAGtcagcagagaaagggaaagcatGCATTCGGGAAAAGGAACACAGTGCTGCCTCAGAGAGGCTTGGgggaaaaatgaaactttttgtTTCCAGTACAATAAGATTTTGAAACATGTGCATAGCTGTTCTTGTTTTataatacacttttttaaaaaaaagatttattttatttttattggaaaggcagatttacagaggagagacagaggggaagatcttccatccgatgtttcactccccaagccagcacaacggccggtgccatGCCGATCCGAAcccgagaaccaggaacttcttccgggtctcccacacgggtgcagggtcccaaagctttgggctgtcctcgactgctttcccaggccacaagcagggagctggatgggaagtggagctgccgggattagaaccggcgcccacatggaatcccctgtgtgcaagacgaggaccttaaccactatgccatcacgcCGGACTCTTATAATACACTTTTTCAAGACCCTTTGGAGACCATACAGTTTCTCATAAACCACACTAAGAAGTTAATATGCTTTTAGTGGGTTCCCATGAAGAGATTAAAAGTAGAGTTGAATGATGGGAAGATTTATCATCAGTTTCTGATCTGTACATTTCTGTTACTGCATTGTGAAGAATGGAGGGTGTAAAACACAGTGAAACCATGGGTCATTTTGATAGCCCAGATGAGAACTAACTGTTCTACTGTAGAGTAGTGGCCTGACAGTAGTGGCTAGCAGTCACGACAGGAGCTTGCTTTAGAAGCAGGTTGATGAGTTCCACCCAaagcgggtctcccacgcgggtgcagggtcccaagactttgggccgtcctcgactactttcccaggccacaagcagggagctggatgggaagtggagctgccagggttagaacgggcgcccatatgggatcccagcacgttcaaggcaagcaccttagctgctaggccacaccgccgggcccaattcataTATTTTGAAACTGCTGTTAGATGTAATATAGTTAGGTAGTTCCAATAAATTGACTTCTTCATCTAAGGAAATGCCCTTACTTTATCTAATAACACTACAATCATTCCAGCTTTCCTTTCACTAGTGTTATGGCATATATGtcctcttatttttattttaagctatTTGTCTTTGTGTTGTATTTCTTACAGGAACTTGTGAATACTTCAGAAAATTTGCAGAAAAAATTCAAAGgacaagtttattttagtgcaaaaacattttgagaaCTATGCAGTTTTTTATGATACATATTTGGTATGAATTTTTAAGACTCCTCACACTTATGGCTTGCTTTTTTATCCAATCTAGTCATTTATGCCTTTTATCAGAAAACTTGCACTCAATTGATTATTAATCATTGACTTTAAGTAAGTCTGCTATTTTCTGCTCATGCCATCTATTTTGTCACACTTTTATTGCCATTTTTTGGATCAGCAGAGCATATTTCATTCTATTTAAGTTCttactttgcattttaaagaatGGTTGCTGTAGATTCTACCTTTAAATAATTCCTTACTACATGAATCTTTTCAGAAGATTACAACTACCCATTTGCGTTTTCCTCCTCCAAGCTTTGTTTCTATTGTCACACATTTCATTTTTACAACTGCTACAGCCCTATAGTTCTTTGTTATGTTTTATACAGTAACCTTTGCAGATTATAAAAATAGGAAAGTGTTTTTCTCACAGTCTATCATTTTGCTTAATCCTCTTGTTACAGGTCCATATTTCCATCTGATATCATTTGCTTCTGCCtaaataaaatttcctttaaCAATTCCTATACTGATGAGTTCTTTCAGTGTTTACTAAATATTGCCTAAAAAGGGCTTTATTTCATTTTGGAGTTTGAGAGCTATCTTTCCTGAACGTGGTGTTTGAGTTTGTTTCTCTCAGTACTCAACTGTCTTCTAACAGCATGAGGCATTTCTAAGATGAGTTGGCTGTCATTCTTGTATTTGCTCCTCAATATGTAAGGTCTTCCCTTCTGGATacttaaaagattttgtttatctcTGTTAATCAGCACTTTGGTTCTGAAAGGGCTTGGCATGGTTCTCTTCATATTTTCTCTGCTTAGGATTTGTTGAGTACTTTGAATATATGAATTTATAGGTTTCATCATATCTGCACAATTTTTAGCCATTATTTCTTCAGCTAAGAACATGTCTTTATCCCTTTCCATTTTCTCCTCCTGCAGTTTAGATCAAAGTTGTTGCAGCATTCATCAGGCATGCTTCTCATTCATGTATTCATGTTCAGgattttttctctgtttcacttGGAGTggtacttttctgttttttttttttttttttttttttttttttttcgctatTTGTATGATCTGCTAATACAATTAGGGCATTTTTCATGTCGTATTTATCACTTCCATAAGTTCAAACTTACGCTTCCTGCATGCCCTGTCATGCTCATGCTTCCTTTGCATTAGTGCTTTAACTTCTTGAAGTTACAGGTGATACCTAAAAAGCCTACATTGGAGTGTTAGGCTTAGAGattaagatgccagttgggacACATGAGTCCCACATCCAAAT from Ochotona princeps isolate mOchPri1 chromosome 11, mOchPri1.hap1, whole genome shotgun sequence includes:
- the LCORL gene encoding ligand-dependent nuclear receptor corepressor-like protein isoform X6, which codes for MKKMIRQFAIEYISKSGKIQENRNGSVGPSVVCKSVHINQAENSLQEEQEGPLDLTVNRMQEQNTQQGDGVLDLSTKKTSIKSEESSICDPSENSMAGSTVDAKSEEATKMERGKSALSKVLESLCIHHQQQVLAMLKCLVQEQNSSSLFCCNASCAVSSESQKPLIGDDLHSLLCSCEYRLAERGCLQNERQSPGLGPLPVCIKDLHCLSCQTVSVEHIKKVVNREIANGYNSHRCCSGPQQNIHPTKSTFHSPVLAREVCDLSVTLKGVCRSRSPSPPPLSPVHTEGIEILKDVISELSSLENNKLETNINQPPSLTPAEISSNKGDHESKTYKTKKLSNSDFSLLNDSNNCTINHEKGETAVIFQDLMDRINEKLKSIETTDTANLIKLSNSDCSTDYDLKLGDLITSLLHNAKASDYSFMELLNQHDKNTENKTIQTRFRKRQETLLAMHRSPNSPVLRRQSLQIKRQLASLDESFVRKKYTEKNSRKLMHSDKMFSLNKEEFCHYQGPFLQNSKSSEVKNHAETSFSSNYAFQSLQLPLHSVETNSTFDAFSESFKTTSLEKMNIRKLQEKSAAGKMIVQNRQENPKLEHTPIPLRSDVPGLLSRTKRNIVPPGWYSIYVTNNYVFKKSPKTKKVSESTRRKELVKSIQIESSHNIDLNKIAMTSNLQVVVERLEDTINIAKKSWDNQPLSEGYKASKKLIEVDGKNPKAVRNISLTLSRTARKEQSASKPVVTSNSIVRSHSVPTMDLNNKSLDNLKKTSTLDMGTFVSSVENLPKKYEDVESSFPNYSSPVKLMFLSEVKSNEGVKYTLTSLGTSQSNTSVPPEKLMTHRVIAEKREANEDIPNASFENLSSNHYNEDILQRELSEFNCTKETPESSEMFINDMNSDKPQEESKENSSGIIDSSFKRKPGRPKKIGPQVVKQVKRPIGRPPKPKMDQTNITICQNESFNAGRRSSASLISEVKDGIYKKSITVTVIYGRSRRTRRHVSEGNVTRSNTRSSNNNAADFPTEYDSLRNIREHEIDLNERVSAVSSLTTESEILQSGFEYVRPIKNKSVVPQPSKNIIRPNQKPLAVIRKPGRPAKVKISGISVTINRISPQEREVSISSCLPPLEQENALEKSLPEDKFDQTCNKMGNLKHTAIDICENGSKGMVSTIPLRQSVRDRKPSLHLLHSLASSGSLIYRNSVLHKSYKLHLQKGKNQKQTHQQPGLKITSKDTPRTRRSRNAKKCLDSNKSIPTKEVTLDPIISSNPLLRWWATSTSNDSLLEELNNRFEQITNAWVQVSGDEAENCIHKKRQHAENDNFKVAKPLETCLLELEVSPVKMLFQKKYDLNELSTWFMQTTETQSLSLVRKANARNPLEVINTRGIKLGTKYSDFNSPFRKHFKKFALSSPSKSAGKLHILHKMVSSPLLNIKSNLTLTRLKRTEFKRLHRERWRREGKLQKHGAVDWSSQRRNLRFYCQNQFLGKLGGRTSADTPPHSQRSLAKQCTVPHEAREDLWQQQVAVSHLKAHTNLESKFKSEAKENGTKCSQKDFEKGSRLGTVCSNNWRSKTLKDCRIFLRKINYLEHRNTFKLNTIIYSPESVDSGSNLQTHLEESKRFSLRSHSARQNSFKKQTKEIENDKANSPSNDKFAVQLDNNKLSKLANFDKNSPDTSEVLSKLNKRKRPPWKTTEISTKRHKRQSCTSGQMANCFSKSQLGKLFST